In a genomic window of Raphanus sativus cultivar WK10039 unplaced genomic scaffold, ASM80110v3 Scaffold0938, whole genome shotgun sequence:
- the LOC108824544 gene encoding uncharacterized protein LOC108824544, translating to MIKRWILEDEDGDYDDELGLFDVATERVSHRIDRGTGWRYVQQLMYESDQQCYDILRMHQRTFKALCKLLTEQYGLKESHNVYLEESVAMFLEVVGQDKTKRVIASRYQRSLDTVQRKLDDVLSALLKFAADTLRPQEGEFERVSPVVRNDRQYWPHFKDCVGALDGTHVPVRPPSQNAEAYNGRKGVIMNVLAICNFDMKFIYAYVGVPGRAHDSKVLTHCARNEASFPHSPPGKYYLVDSGYSTRTGYLGPHRNMRYHIPQFRRGGPPVSARELFNKRHSSLRSYIERTFGVWKAKWRILDRKHLKYGLVKWIKLVTATMALHNFMRDSHRDDQDFLEWENVDVGVEEAHSDGEEEEEEDDGGGHIEYEPRGDTAMEALRDNITNGFGRGRLPY from the coding sequence ATGATTAAAAGATGGATATTGGAAGATGAGGATGGTGATTATGACGATGAGCTTGGCTTGTTTGATGTGGCTACTGAGAGAGTGAGTCATCGAATAGATAGAGGAACAGGATGGCGTTATGTTCAACAGCTTATGTATGAATCTGATCAGCAGTGCTATGATATTCTTCGGATGCATCAGAGAACTTTTAAAGCTTTGTGTAAGTTGCTAACTGAGCAATATGGATTGAAAGAGTCTCACAACGTCTACCTTGAGGAATCTGTTGCAATGTTTCTTGAGGTTGTTGGTCAAGACAAGACTAAACGGGTTATTGCTTCAAGGTATCAAAGATCATTGGATACGGTACAAAGGAAGCTTGATGATGTCTTGAGTGCTCTTCTCAAGTTTGCAGCAGATACACTAAGACCACAAGAAGGCGAGTTTGAAAGAGTAAGTCCTGTTGTGAGGAATGATCGTCAGTATTGGCCTCATTTCAAAGATTGTGTCGGAGCACTTGATGGAACGCATGTCCCGGTTCGTCCTCCAAGTCAGAATGCAGAAGCCTATAATGGTAGAAAAGGAGTTATAATGAATGTTCTTGCTATATGTAACTTCGATATGAAGTTCATATATGCATATGTCGGAGTACCTGGTAGAGCACATGATTCAAAGGTCTTGACTCATTGTGCGAGGAATGAGGCTTCTTTCCCACATTCTCCTCCTGGAAAGTACTACCTAGTTGATTCCGGATACTCGACCAGGACAGGGTATCTTGGTCCGCATCGTAATATGCGATATCATATTCCTCAATTTCGTAGAGGAGGACCACCAGTTAGTGCACGAGAGCTGTTTAACAAAAGGCATTCAAGTCTGCGATCATATATTGAGAGGACATTTGGAGTATGGAAAGCAAAATGGAGGATTTTGGACCGTAAGCATCTAAAATATGGTCTGGTCAAGTGGATTAAGTTGGTGACAGCGACGATGGCGTTACACAACTTCATGCGTGATTCACATCGGGATGATCAAGATTTTTTAGAATGGGAAAATGTTGATGTTGGAGTTGAAGAAGCTCATAGtgatggtgaagaagaagaagaagaagatgatggtggTGGACATATTGAATATGAACCGAGAGGTGATACAGCAATGGAGGCTTTGCGTGATAACATCACAAACGGATTTGGTAGAGGTCGTTTACCATATTAA